DNA sequence from the Pseudomonadota bacterium genome:
GTTTTTGATGGCTCTCTTGAAAAAGGCTTTGGCAGCAACTTTATCCCTCTTGGCCCGCAATAAGAAATCAACTGTGTAGCCTTCCTTATCAACTGCTCTGTATAGATAAACCCATTTGCCACTCAGTTTGATATAAGTCTCGTCCATTCTCCAGCTACTGCCAACAGGCTTTTTGCGTTTACGAACACGCTTGTCGATCAGTGAAGCAAAACGTTTAACCCATATTTGCAGGGTTGAGTGGTCAACACTTGCGCCCCTCATCAGCATCATCTCTTCCAACTTGCGATAACTGAGAGAGAATCGAAACTTCATATAGATAAACATCAGGATTACTGAAGCTGAAGAACTGAATCCATTAAAATGATGTGAGAGTTTTTCTGAAACTTTGAACATTTGAGCACCTACCTTCATGGTGAAGATACCTCAATCTTTACTGGACGGCAACAGATGCGACGGAACCGTATAACACACACACCAACTTGGAAAATACCCCAGCCTTTTTCTACTC
Encoded proteins:
- a CDS encoding IS6 family transposase, producing MFKVSEKLSHHFNGFSSSASVILMFIYMKFRFSLSYRKLEEMMLMRGASVDHSTLQIWVKRFASLIDKRVRKRKKPVGSSWRMDETYIKLSGKWVYLYRAVDKEGYTVDFLLRAKRDKVAAKAFFKRAIKN